In Bacteroidales bacterium, the genomic window TATACAGCCATATTGCATCACAACCGGAAGGAAGTTCCACATGATCAAGATGAACGGCAGCTAAGATTCATTAAGCTTTTACGGGATGCGGACAAGCTGGATATCTGGCGCCTGGTTACCGATTATTACTGTGGCAACGGAGAAACGAATAATACCTTGCAGCTTGATCTGCCCGATAAACCGGAGTTCAACCGGAAAAATATTGATGATCTTATGAATGGCCGCCTGGTGGACCTGAGAAATCTTGAAACACTAAATGATTTTAAACTCCTTCAGGTGGGATGGGTGTACGATCTGAATTTTTCAAGATCATACGAAATCCTGAAGGAAAAAGGTTTTCTGGAAAAAATATTTGATTCTTTGCCGGATACGAAAGAGGTAAGACAGGTCCGGGAGGAAATACAGAAATACCTAAAGGCTCAGCGTATAGCACAGAGCATAGAGCACAGAGCATAGAGCAGAGCGC contains:
- a CDS encoding HD domain-containing protein, which translates into the protein MTREQFYSIQSWFEQYIEQFHSNDPAFQRNIGLKRDHSRRVWGNAADLGMSIPLKDNDQLIIETSGLLHDVGRFEQFRRYGTFSDKKSVNHAWLGVEVLKEKDILKDLLEDEREDVYTAILHHNRKEVPHDQDERQLRFIKLLRDADKLDIWRLVTDYYCGNGETNNTLQLDLPDKPEFNRKNIDDLMNGRLVDLRNLETLNDFKLLQVGWVYDLNFSRSYEILKEKGFLEKIFDSLPDTKEVRQVREEIQKYLKAQRIAQSIEHRA